The sequence GTTTGTGCGGACGAAGGCCGAATACGCAAGACGTGAACGTCCTATGCCAGCCGATGGGATGGACGGCCGAGGCTATGACGCCACACATTAGCGGAGGGGTCAATCCGGCGGCTTGCCTTCCTCCTCACGTGGAGCACCCAATGGGACGTATTGATTTGGTGGCGGCAGTCGAGAGCGCGATGCGCTTTCAGGCGGCACAGGACCGACAGGCCCAGGGCACGTCGGCCGAAGTAGAAGCGGACATGCTCAACAAGCGGCGCGAATTCCTGCTGCCGAGTGACCGCGTTTTCTTTGAGAGCCTCATCGACGGGAGCGATATTCTGCCGATCCGGTACCTCGAGATCGGCCAACGTGCGGCACGTGCGGTCGGCCGTCTCGAGATTCCTGTCGCGGGACAGGGAACGGGCTTCGCCACGGGCTTCTTAGTGGCGCCGTACCTGCTTCTGACCAATCAGCATGTCCTACGCACCCCGGATTGGGCGGCTGCGGCTACCTTCACGCTGGATGCGGCGGATGACGTGACGGGGATGCCGCTCCCGCCACGGGTCTTCCGCCTCATCCCGGGCGAGCTATTCGTGGCGGACGAGGCGCTCGACTTTGCGATCACGACGGTGAGCGCCACCGCGACCGATGGCACGCCGTTGCTCGACTATGGCTATCTGCGTCTCTTCGAGCAGACCGGTAAGATCGTACGTGATGAGTACGCCACCATCGTGCAGCATCCCAATGGCCGACAGAAGCACGTCGCTGCGCGGAACAACAAGGTCACCGTCTACCCGTACGATGACCAGATGGCGGCGGCGGGGACGCCCGCGAACAACTTCCTATACTACGAGACCGACACGCTCCGGGGCTCGTCCGGCTCCCCGGTCTTCAACGACCAGTGGTTTGTCGTGGCGCTCCACCGACGCGGCGTCCCCGCCGTGACGCAACAGGACGGGCAGTGGGTGGTGCTGCGCCAGGACAATTCCCCGGCGACGCGGCAAGATGACGACGCGTCTCTGCGGTACGTCTCGAACGAAGGCACGCGCATCAGTCAGATCCTCGCGAGGCTCCGCGAACTCGCGAACACGAAAGACGGGATGTATGCGGCTGACGCCGCGCGGGCGCTGGCGATCATCGGGGGGGCGGCTGGGGACGTCAGCGAGGGGCCGCTGGCGACCCCGGTCGCGATTCCGACGGTGCTGCGGCCTGCGACAGTGGGGCGGTCGGTCGTCGCTCGTCCCGGGAGCGCTCACCTCGGGGCGCCCGTGATCAGACGGTCCGGTTGGACGGCGAATCGACCCGCGCTCGGCGTGGAAATCGCGCGGCGCGCCCTCGACCTCTTCCCGAACGACCTCGGCTACGATCCGGACTTCCTCCACGGCGTGACTATCCCGATGCCATCGCCCAAGCCGGTCCTGCGGAAGGCGTTGGCTCCCCGGGTCGACGCGCCCACCGAGTATCTGCTGCCGTTCCGGCACTTCACGACGGCCATGCATGCAAAGCGCCGCGTCCCGATCTTCGCGGCGGTCAACATCGACGGGAAGGGGCGGTCTCGCAGCAGTCTCCCCCAGCGCCCATCCTGGTCGTTAGACCCGCGCATCGCGGAAGAGCACCAGCCGGACGACTCGATCTTCAGCCAGATGCTGCAACGCGGCCATCAGGCGGCGCGCGAGTACGTGGTGTTCGGCACCCCCCAGGAGCGGCGACAGGCCGACCTCCATAGCTTCACGCTGACGAACGTCTGTCCGCAGATCGCCGCCTTCAACGGCACGCGGGAGTGGTACACCGTCGAGCGGGAAGTCGTGGGCGCGGCCAAGGACGAGCACACCCGGTTGAGTGAGTTTGTCGGGCCGATTCTGGCGGCGGATGACCCTACGTACGACTCGCTGCGGAGTCCGAACTCGGATGCCGTCATGGGGACGCGCATCAAGATCCCGCAGCGGTTTTGGAAAATCATCTTCTGGGTCGAGGACGGGACCTTGCAGCACCGCGCCTTCATCCTGGACCAGCGAGACGAGCTCGAGGCGGCGGGGCCGCTCGAGCTCGATATCGAGACGCCCAGCGGTGTCGAGGAATCGACCGTCGAGGAGATTGGCGACCTTACGGACTTAGTGTTCGAGGGCTTCTAGCCTCCGGAATGCATCACGGCAACAGTCGTTCGGAACAGGACGACCGGTGTGGAAGGCCGTGACCGGTCTCCCCAATGAGCGGTCGCCGATGTTGCACGTCGTGCTGCGTCGGGACCGAGATTGGGGCGAGATGATCCCGAGTTGGTCGAATGCACTGGCGCCTTTGCAAATGTTCCCAAGGTCACTGCTGGTGATCCCGCAAGTGTACGTCGCGCAGGCGGCGACGGACTTGAACAGGACCGAGCCATGCGCGAGGCCTCGCTTACTCAAGGACGCACGTGTGTGGTGGTGCGGTGACATGCGGGGCAGCGAAAGTCGGGTATAAACGATTCGAAATCGATGGGTGCCACCTGCGCCAAGCCTCCCTGCATAGACTGGCCTGGCGCGCATTGTTCACGACCAACTGGAGATTCCGCGGCGGCAGTCTACAAGTAATCGCAAATTGTGTCGCAATCTCAGCATGGAGCATTCGATGCGCTACACTTACCTGGAACGCCAGCGCTCCTCCAGAGATCTAACGTTGCGCGGCGTGCGTTGACGGAGTCGGAATGGCCGAGGGGCACACACTTCTTCCGCAGAACCATCACCAGCACTCGCCAGGTCTCGGGCAAATCCAATGGCAGGTGGCCGTCTTCGCCGTGAGCAAAGAGTAGCTCGGTCTCAGCTCTTTCAAATCTACCCGGCGTGGGAGTGCGTCCGACTGAACCCGCGCGCGCGGATAGCGCCCTGCGCCGGACAGGGAAAACCCTTCTGCTGGAGTGCTCGAACTGATGTTCCTCGCTCGCATCCCTCGCACGCTTGCTCTCGGCGCGTGCCTCGCCGTGGGCGCCCACCAGCTCTCGTCGCAGGCCGCCCCCAAGGTCGCGTCCGAAGCAGTACTGCCTCCGCACGCACCTGAACAGCTCGCGGGCACCCTTTTCGTGCCGCGGGTGCGTGGTGCGATGCCCGTCGTCCCGCTCATCTCCGGGTCAAGGCCGACCGACCGCGACGGTAACGGCCCTGGCGGCGCGCCGGGTTCTCTTCTTCTGCTGGCCGAGTCGCTTGCGAGCGCGGCGGATTGCGACCCTGCGCTTCGACAAGCGAGGTGTGGCGGGCAGCAGAGGTGGAGGGATACCCGATGAACGCCTGACGTTCGACCGGTTTGTAGATGACGTGGTCGGCTGGCTGCGGTTGTTGTCGGCAGTCTGCCGATTTTCACGGGTGATTGTCGCGGGACACAGTGAGGGAGCGTTGCTCGGACTCGTTGGGCTCCGCCAGACGCTCACCGCTGCCTACAGCTCGCTTGTGGGAGCGGCCGGACCGGCGGACCAAGTCATCCGCAAACAACTCAGCGCAAAACTACCCCGCGCCGCTGCTGATCCAGAGTGACAGCATCCTCGCACGACTGAGGCGCGGAGAGACAGTCGACTTCACGCCGCCGATCCTCGCCAGATTGTTCCGACCCAGCGTCCAAGGCTATCCGCGCTCGTGGATGCAGTACGCGGGGAGAGCGAAATCGCACGACTGACGAGTCCGTGCTTGATTATGTAATGTTCGAGCGACTTACAGGTGGCTCCTCTCGAAGCGGACCTGCTCGCGCGAGCAAACCTTGGTGCCGTGTGGTCCGCATTGAAGGGATGAACCACGTACTCAAGCAGGCGCCAGCCGACCGGGCCTGCCAGATGCCCATCTACGACGGCGCCAGCGCGCCACTCTCGCCCGGACTTGTTGACGCCGTCGCTGCATTCGTCGACAAGCCGCCGCGGTAACGGCAACGGGATCGAGGGGGTCGCCCACCTTCATCTCCAGATGACTTGAGGCTCTTCGTCGACTGGCGCCAAACCGCAGGCATCTGGAACGGGAGGTTGCCCTTCAAGGCCGATTTTCGAAACTGCACTGATTTCTGCCGCGCGGACCCGTGAACGTATTGTCAGCAACGCTGAGTGAGCGTGCCACAGGGGTCCGTGACGGACCGAAGCCTGCACGGCGAACGCGACGACTTCGCGCTGTGACGAAGGTCTTGCAGCGTTCGCAGGATCAAGATCGCCATTAGGGCGGCCGAACTTATGTTGACGGCGTCCGTACGAAAAGGTGATTCGCACGTTACAAGTTTGGACGAACGACACTGTAGGTTGAGTCGAATACGGTGTACGTCGCTCCGGACCATTGGTTGAAAACGTCCACCACCCAAATTCTTCGATTCGGGCCAACCCGCACAAGTAGTCCGGAGTCGACCGACCGCATTACGGTCGCCTCGCTGGTTGAATCGTAAAAGGACCAAAATGCGCGAAGAGCCCGCTGACACTCGAGCGTATCGGACACCGTCTCGATGTCGCCCAACGTCGCGGAGAGAAGCCCCGCGCGAGTTCGCAACGAGGTAAAGTATACTGAGGTGTCTTCGACGACCCGTTGAATTCGTAACAACGCCTCAGCCTGAACCTGTACGCTCTTCATCGCACACGTGTTCGTGGCTCGCGCAAGAGGAGCACGTGGTCCAACCGGCTTGCGTGCGACCACGACGGCACCCGATATGCCGAGAGCCAGCAAAAGCTTGGTGAGCATCGATCCTCTATTTCGTTGAAGGGGCGGTCGTAGTCTTCGTCATACACACGAGCGGCGACGGCGGAATCGCACGTCGATACCCCTGTACGTTCTGGCCGACCTGGATCGGTATCGGAAGTCTTCTTGGTGGTGAAGCCGAGTCTGCCCGCCAAGCGCCCGTGTGTGGACCTTGGGTCCACACACGGTCCTGATCAATGAGCACCTGGCGAAATCTCGGATTGAGCAATTGTGTCCCGGGATTGAGAGATTCGAAAAAGCGGTTGAGGTCGAGCGCCTGATAATACGTGTCCCAATCCTCTGGGCTGGGTCCATCCCCCACGGTTTGTCCGGCTTTTGAGGTGGGGCACCCCACATGTGGAAGCGTGTCCACACCCGGCCGATATGGATGTGTATGAACGAGGGTCACAATGTTCATTACCCCGGGAATCCAGCTTGGGAACGCTTCGCGATAACGATCCAGCGCTGACTGTGTGGTACATGGGGTAGAGTATTGATTCGGCGGCAGCACGCGGTAAATCATGACGCCCGCTGAGTCGACAACGAGCCCGCTTCGCTCAATTTTGCTGGTCAACGGCTGATTCGCTCCGCCGACTGTCCACAGGGAATCGAGCAATCGGCGCGTTGCGGTGTTGTCGAGCGCAGCATCACCGGTCGGACAGGCGACGGTATCAATGACCACTCGCGCTGAGAGAGGGACACCTTGGCTAGTCGTCGCCGTCACCGTGAGTGTGTCGGGTGCGTTCACAGAGATCTTGCACCGACTCGTCGACGGATTACAACTACCGGAAGCGCTTTTGGCGCCTGTCACCGCGATTGAAGTAAAGGCGCGAGCTTTGGGTGAAGTGGCGATCTTGAGTTCCACTGTATCGCCGGATGCTGAAATCTGCGGCCGGTCGGGTGTCGCGATAAGTTGGAGTGGCCGGACAGTCACCTGTGCGGACGCTTGCTCGTATCGCGACGGCAGCAACAGGGCATACACGTACATTACGCCAGTGCGATCTACGGCTGTGAGACACGTATTCAAAGAGCCTGCACAGGATCCTGTTCGCGTGTCGGGCGCGCTGTCGACGACCACTCCAAGGGTCGCGCGTCGGTGAGGTACCCACGTCCAAGTGCGCGGTGTTGGAGCGAGGGTGAAGCCCGTTACCGTCAGCGAAAAAAGGACGGTGTCACCTTGTACGATCTCGGACGGAGAGGCGGTTAATCGCAGCATATCTGAAGCCGGTGATATAGAGACGCGCTGTTCGCCGCCTGAGGAGAGATAGACGCATGGCCCTTGGCAATTGTACCAACCAGGCCACGTGGGTTGAGCCATTCCCAGGCGTACTACGCTGCCAGATCCGTAAGCGAGGCCCTGTACCGAGAACCGACTGAGCGTCGGTGACTCCATGGAATTCGAGATCGACTTATTACAGGCCATCACCGGATTTGTCGGTGACCCATACTTGAAGAACGATGTTGTAAAGTATCCGGCACAGGAAGAGCCGACGTACATTCCGTCCGCGTCTAGTGGCTGAAGCGGTCGTCCCCTGAGCGAGTCGAAAGACGGTACCATTGATGTTGTGTACGCTCGTCCGATGGTGCCAACCACACTCATCTCGACCCACGTCGGTTCTGAATAGTCTACGGGCCAGGGTACGCTTACGTAGCCGGAACTGAGGTCGGTGCCAGGACCCCGTACCTCAGTATGGGTTCGTGGCACTGGTCCGGGGACCAGATCGCATCCCGGCCCGCACTGTGTCGTTTGCGTGTCAATCTTGGCCATTCGACCCGTCGCGGGTGGGAGGGCACCCTGCACGTTCGTGGTATTGGTGACGCCAGAGCGCTCTGCACACGCACTCGCGATCAGGAGAAGAACGACGTACTCGAGTACTTGCGTGACAGGCGACTTAACGCACTGCAGAATCCGCGGCAATAGGTACTCAACGTCAGTCTGGCGATTCATTGCCTCAGATCGTGGAGGTAGGCGCCGCAATCCCACCAATTGGGCTGTCTGGTTCGCACGCAGCGAAGACTTAGTACGCTTGAAGGAAGGCATTTGCGAGGCAGTGCTGTTGAGATCGTCCCAGGTTAGCGTCACTAGTGTATGCGTGAGTGTCACTGCGCCGTCATCCGGTTCATCCCACCGAGTGTTGCCGGAGCATCGATGTCTCGCAGGTGTCGGAGGGCGAGAATGCAACTCCGCAATCTTTTCCTAGCGCTCATCGGCGTAGCGCTCCATAGAAAGCGCCATCCCGCGATGGTCGCGCTCGCGACGGGACCGGTCGTATCAAGGTTTTCGGCCGACGATGACATCTCGGCGTGCATCGGGCACGACATGAGGCTGTTCCTCGAGAAGCCCTTCTCGCAGGAACAGTTTGACAAGCCGTTGGCGGTGCCTGCCGAGCAGCGGCAGGAGGGCGCCGAGCGGCGAATGCGACCGGCCGTTCAGTGCACAACCATGGCGGAATGTGATTGCTGGCCGTATACAAGAGATCGCTAGGCGCGAGGCTGGGCCGCTCTCTGGCGCACCGCGGCGACGCCGCGCGGTGCGCCGTTGCCACCTCAGTCTCAGGGCCTCGGACATGTCCTCTCTATCGGAGTTCCCCACGCTCGCGACCGGCATGGAGACCGCCTTGTTCTATGCGAACCAGGTCCTCCGCCGCGAAATCGCCATCCACAAAGCGCTCGGTGTGCCGCGGGTCGTGTGGGACGACGAGCAGCCGGCGGTACAGGGCATCCCGCCAGAAGATCTTCCGGATCTCCCGCCGGAAGATCGCCCGGTCCTATCCAAGAGTTCGGCCCGTTGCCCCTCGGCGCGAGACCGTGACGCCGCCGCAAACTTCGCGCTACTGAGAGCGTAGAACGCTGTTCGAGCCGGAGATGTCAAGCACCTTCGCCGACACCCGTCAACGAATTTTCCGAAAGGGCCCACGTCGTGACGGTGATGTCAAGCGTACAGATTGATTTCAATGCCCGAATACGCCTTCGACCAGCTCTCGCCCCTTGAGTTCGAGCGCCTGACGCGCGACCTCCTCCAGGCCGCCCACGGGATGCAGCTCCAGTCATTTGACGTCGGACGGGACGGCGGCATCGATCTGCGGCAGGCAAGTCCAACACATCCGCACGCGCTCGTGGTGCAGTGCAAGCACTATGCAGGGTCCAGCGTCAGTCAGCTGGTCTCACAGTTACGGCGCCACGAGCTTGCGAAGGTTGCGCGCCTAGCGCCTGCCCGCTACGTGCTCGTGACATCCCTCGACGTATCGCCGACAGTGCGGGACGAGATCTGCAGGCTGTTTGCGCCATACTGCGCCACGTCGAATGACGTGATGACCCGCACTGAGCTCAACAACCTCCTCGGTCAGCATCCAGAGGTGGAGCGGCGCCATCCGAAGTTGTGGCTCGCCAGCACAGCCGTCTTAGAGCGGATTCTGCATGCGGGAGTGTTTGCGGGGAGTGACGATGAGTTGGACCAGATTCGGCGCACCGTCGCGCGGTCGGTCATACACGGCGGCGTCCCTGCGGCGCTCGCGCGCCTCGACGCAGACCACCTCTGCATCATCACTGGCAATCCCGGGGTGGGGAAGACCACGCTCGCGAGGCTGGTGCTGGCCGAGCTGGTGGCGAATCGCGAGTTCGAGCTCGTCACACTTTCCGAGGGGTTGCCAGAGCTCGCGGTGCGCCGGCGCCGGGGACAGCGCCAAGTGTTCTACTTCGACGATTTTCTTGGACAAACACGCTTCGAGGGTCTGCACCGTCACGAGGACCGGCGATTGGTCGAACTCATGCGTGACGTTCGCGCCGAGCCCAACTGGCGTCTCGTGCTGACGACACGGGAGTATGTACTGGAGCGTGCCAGGCAGCTCTCCGAACCGCTCGCGGCGGTAAAGCTGGCTCCCCACGCCTTCACCGTGTCGCCTGAGCAGTACACGACGCAGATCCGCGCCGAAATGCTGTATCAGCACCTCTTCTGGTCCGATCTGCCCCCGGCCCCGCGGTTGGCCCTGCTCCAGAGCGGTCAGTGGAGCGCCGTGATTCAGCACCCGAACTTCAATCCGCGGCTGCTCGAGTTTCTAACGTCATCCGCTCATGCCGGCCACATCCCGCCCGCGAAGTATGTAGACGCCTTCCTTCACGCGTTACAGACCCCAGAACTCTTGTGGGAGCACGCGTATCACGAGGGTATCGACGCCGACGGACGTGACGTGTTGTGTATCGCGGCGAGCTTCGCGGGCAGCGTGACGCTGACTCGACTGGAGGCCGCGTGGCACGAGTTTCAGCGCTCCCGCGCGACGCTCTTCGGCGCATCCGTCAGCGCTCGTCCGCTCCGTCGCGTCCTCGCCCCACTCGTCGGCAGCTTCCTGACGTCGGACCGCGAGTGGAACGGCGAGGTGTCACTCCGCTTCGCCAACCCCTCAGCGCGCGACTACGTGTCACATATACTGTGCGATGATTATACATGCGTGACCACGCTTATTGCTTCGGCGGTGGCGCTGGAGCAGGTGATCAGTCTGCTGCGGGGCCATCGCGGGCAGGCGTTTCGGGGCGCGACCGCGCCTCACGTGCTGGCGTTAACCCTCCGGCGCCTCGCCATAGCGGATACCGCCCCCGGCGCGCCGCCGGTATACACCGCTCAGCTCTTGAGCAAACCGGAAGCGCGGGCCATGGTGCTGTGTGACATCGCGGATCGGTTGAATCATCCGGACCTCGTGTCGGTCGCGCGCCACTCGCTCGCGAGGGTCCTGCGGTTATGGCGTGGTGAGGGCGTCGCCTCGCCCGAGGTCGTGGCGCCGTTACTGAGGCGCGTGTACGCCGCCGAGGCACCAAATGCCTTCTGGCATGTAGAGCTTGGGACGGTGGGACAAAGCGGCCAGGCGCTGCGCTCACCTCAGCTGCTCGCAGCGGGCTTGCAGGTCGCGGCCGAGGGTCTGGCGACGGCGGATGACCTTGAGGCGATGGCAGACCTGCGACGCGCCCTGCCCGCAGCGTTCTCCGACACCTACCTGACGCTGCTGGGCGATAAGGTAGCGGATGTGTGTCATC is a genomic window of Gemmatimonadaceae bacterium containing:
- a CDS encoding DNA/RNA non-specific endonuclease, whose amino-acid sequence is MGRIDLVAAVESAMRFQAAQDRQAQGTSAEVEADMLNKRREFLLPSDRVFFESLIDGSDILPIRYLEIGQRAARAVGRLEIPVAGQGTGFATGFLVAPYLLLTNQHVLRTPDWAAAATFTLDAADDVTGMPLPPRVFRLIPGELFVADEALDFAITTVSATATDGTPLLDYGYLRLFEQTGKIVRDEYATIVQHPNGRQKHVAARNNKVTVYPYDDQMAAAGTPANNFLYYETDTLRGSSGSPVFNDQWFVVALHRRGVPAVTQQDGQWVVLRQDNSPATRQDDDASLRYVSNEGTRISQILARLRELANTKDGMYAADAARALAIIGGAAGDVSEGPLATPVAIPTVLRPATVGRSVVARPGSAHLGAPVIRRSGWTANRPALGVEIARRALDLFPNDLGYDPDFLHGVTIPMPSPKPVLRKALAPRVDAPTEYLLPFRHFTTAMHAKRRVPIFAAVNIDGKGRSRSSLPQRPSWSLDPRIAEEHQPDDSIFSQMLQRGHQAAREYVVFGTPQERRQADLHSFTLTNVCPQIAAFNGTREWYTVEREVVGAAKDEHTRLSEFVGPILAADDPTYDSLRSPNSDAVMGTRIKIPQRFWKIIFWVEDGTLQHRAFILDQRDELEAAGPLELDIETPSGVEESTVEEIGDLTDLVFEGF
- a CDS encoding restriction endonuclease; amino-acid sequence: MPEYAFDQLSPLEFERLTRDLLQAAHGMQLQSFDVGRDGGIDLRQASPTHPHALVVQCKHYAGSSVSQLVSQLRRHELAKVARLAPARYVLVTSLDVSPTVRDEICRLFAPYCATSNDVMTRTELNNLLGQHPEVERRHPKLWLASTAVLERILHAGVFAGSDDELDQIRRTVARSVIHGGVPAALARLDADHLCIITGNPGVGKTTLARLVLAELVANREFELVTLSEGLPELAVRRRRGQRQVFYFDDFLGQTRFEGLHRHEDRRLVELMRDVRAEPNWRLVLTTREYVLERARQLSEPLAAVKLAPHAFTVSPEQYTTQIRAEMLYQHLFWSDLPPAPRLALLQSGQWSAVIQHPNFNPRLLEFLTSSAHAGHIPPAKYVDAFLHALQTPELLWEHAYHEGIDADGRDVLCIAASFAGSVTLTRLEAAWHEFQRSRATLFGASVSARPLRRVLAPLVGSFLTSDREWNGEVSLRFANPSARDYVSHILCDDYTCVTTLIASAVALEQVISLLRGHRGQAFRGATAPHVLALTLRRLAIADTAPGAPPVYTAQLLSKPEARAMVLCDIADRLNHPDLVSVARHSLARVLRLWRGEGVASPEVVAPLLRRVYAAEAPNAFWHVELGTVGQSGQALRSPQLLAAGLQVAAEGLATADDLEAMADLRRALPAAFSDTYLTLLGDKVADVCHQESYAEESPPTSGFFRDHADRLERAAIALDAAPGWVPVNGPGYRVAWAVERLRDQAEGLEQREREEPPTSLRVGAGLAGSSGSAGGHVTDLADLPAMFRGLQSLLETSPPPES